The stretch of DNA AAAGGTCATCGAAGCCGCTCTCCGTAACCGAAATTGTTGGACTGCTAGTGAACCGCGAGGTCATGCCGCGCGCTACTTTCCTCGCAAGCGCCAACCCCGTTGGAACCGGATTGGCCGATCCCGCACTTGGAAACAAAGACTGGTCGCACGCATAAGCGTTTGGAACGTGATGAAAACGTCCGTGAACATCCGTAACCGACCCGTAGGGATCCGTACCCATCCACAGCGTTCCGCACTCATGATAGGTCGTTCCAATGCCATCCTGCTCCTCACTGCTGGCCTTGACATATCGAACTTTATTACCGGACGCCAAAAATTCTTCGAGTGTGTCAAATCGTGCTCCTGTTTCGGAGATCGGCACATCGAACATCTCTGCAATCAATTGAAATGCTGCAGCGGTTTGATCTTCGCGTACCGCACGATCCGACGGCGTTTCAACGATCCGAACGAAGGCCCGCGGCACAGGCTCGATGATGTTGCCAAATCCATCCACAAATAGCTCGTCTGCCACACCGGGGACCGGCGTGTCCATCCAACTGAACGCCTCCACTGACGGAATGTTTTTTTTCCGTTCGCCAAACATCTCTCCGCATGTCCGAATACCAATCGCAATTAACCCGTCATTCTGAGCCTGCAGAATATCTTGAATCTCATCGAAGTTCGGAAGCATGCGATACAGATATTCCTCAGCATCCAAAGGCCCTGATCCAGAATTCGGCGGTACATTGGCCGACGCGTAAAACTGAAAATGGAACTCGCCCTGGCGGTCTTGTGGCGTCACCGTCCGAGACCGACCAGGTACATGCAACGCCGCATTGCCCAATGGGTCACTCGATGGCATAGACAAAGCCTCTCGCTTGACTTGCCAAACGTGATTGCCACGTACGTGCGCCATCAGGTTTCGCCCCATCAACTCTGGCCCCACGCCGGTGGGACGCCGAAAAGAATTAAGCGCGATGCGTGTCGATTCAATCGCATGCCCCGCCAAAACGACCATGCCGCCAGGATTAACTTCAAAATTCTCAATCGAGCGAACAACTTTCGGCGCATTGCGATCAAACGGAACGCCGGATGCAATCCGATCGACCAACGCGACACGAACGCCGGTGGCGATTCCTTGATCCATTGTGACCGATGTGACGTGTGCATTGGGGACTAAAAACAGCCGGCGATTTCTATCGTCACCCTGATGGTCACGTCGGATGGCGTCCAGCAGCAGGATCAGACTGGAGTACTTATCAAACCCAAAAAGTCCCGATTGCGGGGCCGTTCCTTGGACCGCAACAGGTGGAGGCAGTGGAGTCAACAAGTGCGTTTCATTGCCGTTAGCCAGCATTACATCGCTAGCAACCGCCTTTGCTCGCGTAAGCAAAGTATCGTACAAGTCGCCTTGAATGAAATCCGTCGACTCAGACGCTCCAATTTCCCACTCGACGAACGGATAACCATCATCGATCTCTTCACGCGGCACCCCCGTTTGAAAGAGGTAATCGACAATCTCTTCGGGCCAAGGGCTATCGGCGCGGCGCAAGTTGTCTTCAAGCAAACGCGGCGTCCAGCCGCCCCAGAAAAGCGATTTCCCGCCCACACATTTCGCATGATCGACAAGATTTCCCGCGTTCAAATAGTTGGCAGGTTCCTCAATTTGCCTCTGCGACGTTGGCCCGACCAACGGCTCAAAAACGAGGCTACCGAGGTCACCGGTCCGAGTCAGATTCTGGATATGTTCAGAGATCAGAAACGGCCCAGATTCGAGCACAGCGATCCGAGGAGCTGCCGGTCCAAGTGCTTGTCCAAACTCATGAAGCTTGGCAGCAAGGTAGGCACCATACATTCCTGACCCGACAATAACGATATCGAATCCGCGGGTTCCGCGTGCGTCTTGCAACTCTTCCCAAGTATTGCAAGCGAAACGGGCCACACCATCAACGGAAAAGGTCGTCGCTTGGACGTCACGTATTCCGTTTCCAAAAAAGTCGCCCGTCTCTGCCAGTCTATTAAGCGCCATGCCTGCCCCCAGATTTTCAACGAAGTTCTTTGTGATGAACCAAAGATGGTGTTAGAAACTCGAGAGTAACCGTTCACAGGTTGAAAGAAATAAATCTACAAGTAGTTTCTAAACCCTCTGACGCGTCACGCAAACACTTGTATTATAGATTCCTGAACAGGCGCCACCGGGTTTTGAAACTGGTTCTAAGCACCACGGCAACCCTAGGCTGCCACCGTTAAAGTCTGACCCAATTAATACAGTCAAGTAGCCAAGACAACACGTACATCGTGCGCAGGGGGTTTTTCATAGTCAAGAATATAATAGATGTTTCCAATTATTTGTTGATATGAACCGACATTCCCCAGATGGAATCTATCTCGCCCACATCGGTGGACGATTAAGCCGATGATACACTGGCTGTCTCTCTCCCGCCACAACTTTCTTCTTTCACGACAGTTGTGACTCGATTTCCAGCGGTGTAAATGCCCATTTTGTGCTCACCTCGCGGACACTCCACGCGTTTGTTCATGATTTTCCGAGTTATTCAACAGAGCAGACCATCATCCTGGTACGGGAAGTGGTCGTTTCATCTTCAACCGGTTAATCCGCCGCAGGATGTCCCGGAACAATCTACGTGGAATCGCCACTTCGGCCATCTGAAACGTCACATACCGGGCGTGACGGACGATCTTGGCCCCAATCTTGACCAGCTTCTCCCGCAATGTCGTTAGCGACCAATGACTCACCTCCGGTGGCAGTGCCAACCGCCGAAGAAAATTACCCAGATTATAGGCCAGCGCGAACAACTGCAGTCGCACTTGATTGGCTACAAAACGGCAGCAGGACAGCCGCGTCCATTTCAGAGCGTACTTGCCTTCCTTGATCCACTGCTCGGCCGTCCCGCGCTGGTTGTAGAATTCCACCACGTCCCAGTCCCACCACGAGAGATTCGTCACAATGAAACCGACGCGGGGGTACAGTTCACCTCGATGCCACTCAACCTTGGCCACCACCCGGCGAGGTTGAGCCCAGGTACTCGCCTGATAGGTGAAGTCGGTGAAGTAGACAATCGGTTTCTTGGGTGGGCGACCGACGGGTCGCTTCAGCTGATAGTAGATTTCTTCGTAGAGCACGTCGTTCGCCGGAAGACGAATCGCGTAGCGGTAGTCCTCCGCCTCCAGAAACTCGTAGAGTTCCGGTTTGGCGAAGGCAGCATCTCCCCGGAAGAACCGTTTCCTGATTTTCCGGTAACGTTTCACAACCGGTCCCAACACGTTCCGCCAATCAGCGGCGCTGTGGACGTGACCTTCCCGTAATAAGGCCCGCTCCAGGTCCCCGAACTGGTTGAAGCAGAACAACGGGTGATAGCACCGGCATTCAAAGTGGCCGTTGTAGGCCGTCCCTTCCTGCTGGCCATGTGTGGGACTGACGGAACTGTCTATGTCGAGGATGACTTCCGACATCCGCTTGTGACGACGCACTTGATCGATCCAGCGCCCCGACAAGTCGATCAACTGTGAGGGATTGTCCGGTTCCGTCAGGACTTGTGTCTCGAAGCGACCGACCTGACTGGTGGACGCCGCCGCTTTTGTGGCGGCCCTTCCACCAACAACATATCGCATGGTGGGATCGACACAAAGACGCTCGGCGTCATTGGTATCTTCATAGCCGGCCAATCGGCTGTAGATCGATTGCCGCAACATCGCCGTCACTGTGTGTTGCCGATTTAATCCGGTGCGGGGATCAACAAATTGGAGCTTTTCCATTTCTGACGTCAATTTCAAGGCTTCATCAAGCTCGCGGTAGACAAACAAACCGGCATCGCTCGTCACATTGGCTCCATGAAATTCCAAGCAAATTCGACCATCGAAATCAACCCGCAAGGCCTCCTGTTTGCCTTCACCCATCACACTCTCCGTCACTGAGTGCCAAATGTGCCGCATATCACTGTTTTTGTAGCCTCAAACGGACGCTAAGAACACTATAAAATAGTTTCTATCTGGGAAATCCGGGCCCAGAGCGTGTTTCAGGGTGCAGAACGCGGTTTGCCGGGAGATTTGATTTGTTGAAAATTTCAATCTGACTTTTTGCTGATTATTTGTAAGCGTCGGGCAAGGACTCAGGTTGCGTCGACATCAGTCCCTCGACGCTTGCCAGCACATGGTAGTGCGTCATTGTGATCGATGAGTCGATCGAAATTAGTCATAGAAAAAAGCTGCAACATCAAACTCTCCCCACGTCAAAAACGGAACCTTTTTGCCGCCCCGTCGACTATTGCCATTACCTCCACTTTCGGACCGCTGGACTCGTTCGTCGATCGATTTGCCCAGCAACTCGTTCAAGAGCAAGTAGACAATGTTCACATCAATCTCAAAACCATGAGCTATGGCATTCTGCTTTGTATGGAACGCGAACCGAGTTCATTGGAGGTACAGCATCTGGCGTTGCTGATTTGCCAACAGCGAGACGTGTACGCCTCCAACAAACAGGCCGCGGCCGCACTGTTAGGCTCCGACCAGAAAGACATTCCCGACGATGACAAAATCGAACTCGCAGCCTGGACAACGTTTGTCCAGGTACTCACGAACTTCGACGAATTAATCATGCGGGAATGATGTCCCTGGACCTGAAGAAATACGCAGTTGTGGAACTCGATCGCGGTCTCGTGGGGGGCACACCGCAGCCAAACAGCAAGCATGGGAAACAGTATCACACCAATTCATTCTGCCTGAATCAGGAACATTATCGCCTTTCGAGTTTGCGGAGGAATCGTCTCCCAAGCCAGCACGACACTTTGCAAATCAGAGTCACGGGCCGTCAGAAAGTGACAATCAGAGTGCGTCAAATGCAGCGCATTTGCAGCGTGGTAGTTCTTGCAGGTGTCGCAAAGTGAAGTAGACTCGGCACTTGTATTAAAACTGCACGCGGGTTCAATTCCCGCCGCCTCCATTGCAGCCGGCTTGTGAGAAATCGCAAGTCGGCTTTTTCTATGGATATACGTATTTTCCAGGGGTTTCAAAGGCAGTTTTGCCTGTGACGAAGGTGTTGCAACCATAAGGCTGGGGCGCGCAAGGAAATTTCGCGCCGTCCAGGCGAAGAGCCAACTCAGCAGCTTTCCCCCAAGGACTTTGAGACATCAACTTTCAGATTGGGTGGCGGTGACGAAGCCGACGCAACTGTGGCGGGTGTCGCGTTAACAAAGGGAATCACGCATTAGCGGGGTGAAAGACCACGGTCTGCACTTTACCGATGAGAGGTAATTCGGCGACGACTCGGGGCGTGTGGTCCAGAACCGAAAGGATGTGTTCCTTTTCGTTTTCAGCGATTGACCGCAAAGCCAACTATTGACCAGTTTTTTCCGTCGCTCCGGGATGACGCCATCAGAAAGCTCCAGCGCATCGGTCCTCAGCAAATCATCGCTCGTTCGATGATGTTTAGCAATCACCTTATCTGGGATTTAATCAAGCTGCCTTCCCAGTCGCTTAGTAGGCTTTATTAGAAAGCACGGTGGCGATTGTCTCTCTTTGCAAGATTCATTCGGAACATCGGACTGTATCTCCACCGAACAGATTGGTCGGAAGACAACCAGCCTTTGCCGTGAGATTTGCTTTAATCCGCCACCAGAGGAACGGTACGCAATTTGCGTTCATGATTATGTGTTTGAAGCCTATTGGGGTAATCTTTTCAATGGAAGGAGTTTCTGATGATTCCATCAACTGTTAATCGTGTTCCTCAGCATACAGCCGAGGATATCAATGAACAAATTCGTTGCGACACAGAGGAAAGAGTGGCTCGATTGTCCGCTGCTGGTCGGCAAGCCATTGATCAGCGACTGTCTGAACTCGATCAGGAATGGGACATTGAGCGGACCCTTGAGGCGAATGCGGCTACTTTATCACTGGTGGGATTCACCCTAGGAGCTACCGTCAATCGCAAATGGTTTCTCTTCCCTGGTGTCATCGCTGCCTTTCTGCTGCAACATGCAGTCCAGGGTTGGTGTCCTCCGCTGCCAGTCTTTCGCCGTTTGGGAATTAGAACGGCCTCTGAGATCGACTACGAGCGATATGCTTTGAAGGCAATTCGAGGCGATTTCGATAAATTGACGGCTGAAGGAACAGCCGAGACAAACGCTGAGCAGGTTGTCCAGGCTATGCGGCGGTAGTTGGCCTCACTCCCTGGTCTTCTCCCGATACCGTGCGAGTGTCCGCTAATAGTTTGCTCTGCTCTTCCGAGCTTTCTGACACCAGAACGCCAGTTGCTCATTCAGATCATCGGGATGTTTGGCAATCGCATCCCACAGACAACGAGCGTCATGGGCTTTGGTGTCCAACCGTTTTGTGGCCTGCTGCTTGCATCCCAATGTTCGAAGTTGAGTTTTCACCAACGGACGCCAATCCAGCAGTTCCTCACGAGTGTAGAGCAGCTTCCTCTTCATCAAGGATTGGATAAACCGCCAACCGTTCGGCAAGTTCGTGGTACGTGACGAAAGCATCAGTGATTTTTCCGTAGCGAAACGCTCGATGCGAACGTGGAAATGCACGTTCTCTCGGCGCACGAAAAAAGCCGACGAATTTCGCCGGCTTTCTTTTTCAGATTGAGCAAATATTTATGCCAATTTGACGTTCTCAGCCCGGGGGCCCTTCGGTCCGCGTCCTTCAGTGTAAGACACGCGTTGTCCTTCGCTCAACTGCTCGTAGCTCACGCCTTCGAGGTTGGAGTTGTGGAAGAACATGTCTTCACCATTGCCCGTGTCGATGAAACCGAAGCCTTTGTCCGTCAGCTTCTTGATCGTACCTTCTGCCATCTTCAATCCAATTCTTAAAAGATCCTTTACGGCCTTGCCCGACACAACAGGTTCAGGCTGCTCAGCCGCAAGGCACGATCATACCGAGCGCCATTGAGAAAACAAGGCGGTGTTGAAGAAACTACCAGTGAATAGGCAGGAATTGCATGAATACTGCGCAAAACCACGCAATTCCTGCAAAGTTGTGATTTTCAAGCAGTCATCGCACTGTTGCTCGATCATTAGCTTGCGTTGCTAACGGTCCGCTTTGTGTGCCAATAAGCCCATAGGATGAACACGCCTTGGAGCGGTAAACGCAGCAAATGCAAGATGGGCGGCGCCGGCAGTACGTCTGGATTTTGATAGACGTAGATGTTGGCGGGAAAGACCGCGACTAATAAAGCGATGATTCCCCAAGCCGCAAAACGCGAATAGCGGGGAACCAATAACAACGCGCCGAGCACAACTTCACAGACGCCGCTCAGATAAACCAGCTCCAAGTGCAGCGGCAAATACGGCGGCATGATCTTCATGTAAAAGTCGGGCTTCACAAAATGCAACACCCCAGCAACGATCATAAAAATGGCCAACACGAACTTCGATACCGTTTTGAACTTCCGCATGCCGTTCTCCGTCATTCGTTCTCTTCGACCTGCGTGGCGGCTGCCTGATACCCAGCGCAGCGGAACAATGGTTGCGGTGGATACTTCGCAAATCGCGAATCGGTCAGCGACAATTCGCACAACACGAATCGTGATCCCGTCCCCGAGACGATGTCCCGTCGATGATGGCAGGTACGACACAGCGTCGGCGGTAGACCGGGTTCTGACACGTTGTTGATCTCTCCTTATCCTGCAGGATATCCAGAACCCGTTTCAAAACCCGGTTGCGCTTGTTCAAGAAACTTGCTGATCAGCGTCGGTGGGATGCGTCAGTCAGTTTTTTAAACCATTTGTCCTACAGGGCAACCGCTTCGATCACGCTGACCTCTGTCGACGTGGGAACAACGCGCGTCAGTTCGAAACCGGCTTGACTGAATAGTTCGCGATACTCCTGTTCGGTCCGTTCCTTGCCGCCGGGAATTAGTAACATCACCAAGTCAAGAAATTTGCCGCCAAACGGTTCATTCCCCTCGGGGATGACGCTTTCCACCACGAGTAGCTTGGCGCCGGTTGCCAAAGCTTGATGACAATTGTGGAGAATGCTCAGCGATTTTTCATCGTCCCAATCGTGGATGATGTGCCGCATCATATAGGCATCCGCACCTTCGGGAACCGATTCGAAAAAGTTACCGCCGATCAACTCACAGCGATCCTTGACTCCCAGCGCCTCAACGTTCGCATACGCCCGCTCCACCACGTGCGGCAGATCGAACAACATCCCGCGCATTGACGGATGCTCCTGCAGCACACTCGAAATCAACGTCCCGTTTCCTCCGCCGAGATCGGCCAACACCTTGAACTCTGAAAAGTCGTACGCCGCGGTGATCGCATCTGATTCCCGGCCATGGATGCCGGTCATGGCAGCATCGAAAATCTGGGCTTTCTCCGGATGTTCGCCCAAGTATTCGAAGATCGGTTTACCATAGACTTTTTCAAAGGCCATATTTCCCGTGCGAATGCTGTACTCGATTTCAGCCCAGGCGCGAAATTGTTCATCGCCCGCCATCAACGCCAGCGCCCGTTTCGATCCCGGTACGCCGCTGCGGAGCGGTTCGGCCAAGGGGGTTAAGGAGAACTGCCGCGACTGGCCTTCGGCAAAAATCCCGATGCTGGCCAACGCTCGCAATAACCGGTACAGCGCGTCGGGGTTGGTCGACGTGGCGGCGGCTAAATCGTCGATCGACCTCGGCCCATCGCTGAGATGCTCGGCAATATCGAACTTGGCCGCCGCATAGATCGCCTGCGAGACCCAATACCCGGTGATCATCTGATCCAATTGTTGGTGAGGTACTGCGTTGTCCATGTCGTTTCTTTCTTGAGCGGGTGGGGCCAGGCAGGGGCCGCGATATTCTGCCGGAATCAACGCAATCAGCCTCAAGCCTCGATGAACTGAGACTTGAGGCTGTAGTCCGTAGGCTTTAGGAAATCAGATTCGCCACGGCCTCCGACAGCCTAGGGTCTGCGGCCTATAGCCTAAAAAGCGGAGAGAGGGGGATTCGAACCCCCGGTACCTTGCGGTACGCTGGTTTTCAAGACCAGTCCGTTCGACCACTCCGGCATCTCTCCGGTCGTGAGGAGCGTCTGAGAGAGTTATAGCTTGTGGCGCCGGCGAGGAAAAGTCAAATGGGAACGAACCGTTGGTTCGTAGCGGACGGGCACGCGTTGCGGTGGGCTACAGGCGCACAAAAAAACCGCCGACGCACGGGCGCCGACGGTTGGAAGTTTTCTCGCAATTGGTTTCAAGCAGCCTGTTGTCGTTTGCGTCGCCAGCCGTAACCGACCAAGGCCAAGCCGCCAATGCCGAGCAGGGCAAAGGTGCTGGGTTCGGGGACGGCTGGTGCGTTTAGCAGTCCCTCCCGAAACGCTAAATCATTATCGATTAGTGGAACACCTCCTGCGATCACATCGCCCCCGGCATATGTGCTCGAACCGGGTCGACCACCATACGCGAAATAATTCATGGTGTAAGTGCCAAATGGTGGCAATTGCACGACTTCGATCACATGCGTTGTCCCTTGAGTTAAGGAAACCACATCGGTAAACGTGAAACGTGTTACAACGAAGTCCAGAAGCGAATTGACTCCAGTATTAGTGCCGTCAGCGACAACAACGGTACTACTTGTGCCAAGGATTGTTCCGGTGATCGACCCAGAACGGATATTTACAAAAAAGCTTACGCCGGGGCCAACCGCAGTGTCCGCATCCCCAATATAAAGATCGACAAAATCTAATTCGTTCAACGTCGGTGTGAACTCCTGTCCCAATGGTAAATTGGTCGCTCTGCTCGTACTATGCCCCCAACCAAATTCGATTAGATACTCTTGATCGACGATCATCCCCGCTTGGGCGGAAGAAGCCAAACTCAAACTGACAAAACTAGCAAGAAGAAGGTGTTTCATTGTGAAGAATCCCTGAGCTAAATGACGAGCTATGAAATTAATGCACCTGCATTTCAATCCATTATTGTGCCTCGGTACACCCTGGAATTCAAGCAGAAAAAACCGTTATCTTCGAATTCGCCCAAACCACTACAGTAGCACATAACCACCCGCGAATCGGCAGGCGCTCGCTACAGTGCTAGTTCCCGGAGAGTCACTCAGCGGAACGCAAATCAGCCTACAGACGGAATGAAGCGTACAAAAAAACCGCCGACGCGCGGGCGCCGACGGCTTAATCGGTTTGAGCAATTTGCTGCACGCTGCCTGCCCTCATGCGGGGCATCCAAGTCAGGGCGTTTTGGATTGCTTCAACCCGCCAACCAATTCCATCGCCGCTTCGGTCATTTGACGGCCTGCGTTGGGGCGGACGCGGGAGATTGAGGCTTCGTAGCCTCCAGTGACCGCGGCGCGGGGCGTGACGATATAGCCTAGATAGCCGTTGGAATACCCGGCGAGTACCATCGATTTGTCCAACAACTGCTTGATCCGCTGCCTGAGTTCCAGAGCGTATTCCACAAAAATTTCTCCGGGGATCGAGACGATCACCAAATCGCCGATTTGTAATACCTGCACCTCGGCCTGATACTGCTCGGGCATTTTGAGCCTGCCGTCGGCTAAGCCTTTGGCGAAACGTTCATTCATGCTGTAGAGCCGCAACCGGTTGCGGATCGCTTCGCGCAGTTCCTTGTTTGCAGCGGTGTCCTCGACTGCTTTCAACTCTGCTTCGGCTGACTGGATTGCGGCCTGCGTTTCCTCCAGTGAAGGGATCTTCCGTGCGGCTAGATTCAACGTGGTCGTCGCTCCGGCCAGTTCGATTTCTTCCTCACCACGAATAAACCCGGAGGCTTTAATCACTTCACCCGCAACGGTCCGCCCTAGGCGTTCGATCTCCATAAATGGATCGCCGCTACGGTGCACCGTCACGTCTCCGGCCGCACCTTGGGTAAAGATCGCTACACCGCCGAGCATATTCTCCACCGCCCGCTCAGCAGCTCCGGGATATTCGCCCGACAGCAACAGATTATTCGAGCCGATGATCACCGGGTGGCCGGTGAAGTTAAACAACGTGGCGATTGTCTTACGGCCCTCGCGTTCTTCGACGCGGAGCACGCCGACTTGTGTGTCAACCAGATCGTTGCGCTGCTGGCGGTTGCGCGTCGCTCCTTTGAGTTCCCCTGCATGAAATCCTGCCCGCGCGGGCACACGGTTCTTAAACGCATCCAGCCCCACTTTGGTAAACCGCTCCACAAAAAACGCGGCCGATTTCTCATTGGGATCGTCAATTTGTCCCGGCCTGTTCACCGAGGGAGAAGAATGATTGTGCGTGCTGGAGACCAAAATGTTCTGCGGCGGAATGCCGGTTTCACGCGAGATATTTTCACGCACGCGAGCGGTGATGTCGGCACTGACGTTGATCAGATCCGAACCGAGAATCAGAACTTGCGTCTGGCCGTTATCCAGCACAAGCGCGCGGGCATAGATTTCGTCATGCACCCCTGTAAACGGTTCCAACCGGTCAAAGAACCCGCCCATCTTGGTGGGAAACGGGGGAACGATACTCTCCTTGGCTGCCCCAGCCAGCAACTCCGCGCGAGCGGTGTCGACAAAACAGAGACACGAGAGAATGAGTAGCAGCGTGCTGATAAATAATCTATGAGACATGCTTGTTCCCTCGGTAACTGGGGATCTGCAGAGTTCACGGTACCAATGAAGTAACACAACCACGATCTAAACGTGCAATGCCACTCCGCGTCAAGTCGAGCAGAGTGCACAGTGCCTGTGGTATGGGGAGTCAACGTGTGGGTTACAGCAGAGGCGACAACTTGCGTCCGTCACGTCTCCGCCCAATGCTGCACCTTGCCGCCGCGTAGCGCCAAGTTGGCCATGTGTGCAGCGCTGGCTGCGGAGACGCCGGCTTCGGCGGGGGCGTTGGGGGTCTTGCGGGTGCGGATGCATTCCAGCCAGTTGGTCAGGTGCAGCAACCGGCCGTTGGGGGTTTCGTAAAAGTCCTTGCCCCGCGATCCGCTGCCGAGTACTAGTTCGCGGTATTTAATTTTGCGATTGTGCTCCGGATGGATTTCATAACGGCCGCGATCGCAATACAGCGTCGCATTGGTTCCCATGTACTCCATCATGGCGGCATTGCGGGCGTTGACGAACGTCCCTTCGAAGTAGACCTGCAGGTCTTGCCCGGGATACCGCATCAACGTTTGCACCGTATCGGGTGTTTGCCAGACGTCTTTGGCCATGAAATGATCGCCGATGCTGGTTGCCATTTGCGGATGATCCAAACCTAAGAACCAGTGGGCGACATCGACGTAGTGCACCATTAGATCGGTAAAGATGCCGCCACCGAAATCCCAAAACCAGCGCCAATGCCGAAAGCGGTATTCGTCATAGGGTTGCTGCGGCGCATTTCCCAAGAATCGTTTCCAGTCGACTGAGTTAGGATCGATGCCGTAGTTCTTTTTCTGTGCTCGCGGCGAATTGCGATTCCAGGTGAGGTGTACCTTGCGGATTTCACCCAGTTCGCCGGAGCGGATGATCTTGTTGGCTTCGATCAGGTGTGGCATGCTCCGTTGTTGCATACCGACTTGCACGATCCGTTTGTATTCGTTTTGCGCCGCAATCACCGGCGGGCCTTCGGAGAGATCGTGCGTGAGCGGTTTTTCGACATAGACGTCTTTGCCCGCCTTGCAGGCATCAATCGTAATCGGCACGTGCCAATGGTCGGGAGTACCGATGACGACCGCATCGATGTCTTTACGGGCCAGTAGTTCGTGGTAATCCTTGGTCGTCGCTGCCTTG from Symmachiella dynata encodes:
- a CDS encoding family 16 glycoside hydrolase → MALNRLAETGDFFGNGIRDVQATTFSVDGVARFACNTWEELQDARGTRGFDIVIVGSGMYGAYLAAKLHEFGQALGPAAPRIAVLESGPFLISEHIQNLTRTGDLGSLVFEPLVGPTSQRQIEEPANYLNAGNLVDHAKCVGGKSLFWGGWTPRLLEDNLRRADSPWPEEIVDYLFQTGVPREEIDDGYPFVEWEIGASESTDFIQGDLYDTLLTRAKAVASDVMLANGNETHLLTPLPPPVAVQGTAPQSGLFGFDKYSSLILLLDAIRRDHQGDDRNRRLFLVPNAHVTSVTMDQGIATGVRVALVDRIASGVPFDRNAPKVVRSIENFEVNPGGMVVLAGHAIESTRIALNSFRRPTGVGPELMGRNLMAHVRGNHVWQVKREALSMPSSDPLGNAALHVPGRSRTVTPQDRQGEFHFQFYASANVPPNSGSGPLDAEEYLYRMLPNFDEIQDILQAQNDGLIAIGIRTCGEMFGERKKNIPSVEAFSWMDTPVPGVADELFVDGFGNIIEPVPRAFVRIVETPSDRAVREDQTAAAFQLIAEMFDVPISETGARFDTLEEFLASGNKVRYVKASSEEQDGIGTTYHECGTLWMGTDPYGSVTDVHGRFHHVPNAYACDQSLFPSAGSANPVPTGLALARKVARGMTSRFTSSPTISVTESGFDDLFDGTFSGWRSADAANFLPVPETGQPTILNAGVENQDPLLGVLYYSSDEFDDFELRLQWRTFSPYANGGIFLRAPEPVGNLFTQGGFYDQALEVQIDERGFDVGTGANGSPRHKTGALYGRQPATRSCSRAISPRDGRPGYWNDFAIRVQGQDITVRCNNEIVCEGDIGNSLRRGFIGLQCHTEVVQYRSIRIKRI
- a CDS encoding IS1380 family transposase is translated as MGEGKQEALRVDFDGRICLEFHGANVTSDAGLFVYRELDEALKLTSEMEKLQFVDPRTGLNRQHTVTAMLRQSIYSRLAGYEDTNDAERLCVDPTMRYVVGGRAATKAAASTSQVGRFETQVLTEPDNPSQLIDLSGRWIDQVRRHKRMSEVILDIDSSVSPTHGQQEGTAYNGHFECRCYHPLFCFNQFGDLERALLREGHVHSAADWRNVLGPVVKRYRKIRKRFFRGDAAFAKPELYEFLEAEDYRYAIRLPANDVLYEEIYYQLKRPVGRPPKKPIVYFTDFTYQASTWAQPRRVVAKVEWHRGELYPRVGFIVTNLSWWDWDVVEFYNQRGTAEQWIKEGKYALKWTRLSCCRFVANQVRLQLFALAYNLGNFLRRLALPPEVSHWSLTTLREKLVKIGAKIVRHARYVTFQMAEVAIPRRLFRDILRRINRLKMKRPLPVPG
- a CDS encoding DUF2892 domain-containing protein, which encodes MIPSTVNRVPQHTAEDINEQIRCDTEERVARLSAAGRQAIDQRLSELDQEWDIERTLEANAATLSLVGFTLGATVNRKWFLFPGVIAAFLLQHAVQGWCPPLPVFRRLGIRTASEIDYERYALKAIRGDFDKLTAEGTAETNAEQVVQAMRR
- a CDS encoding cold-shock protein; translation: MAEGTIKKLTDKGFGFIDTGNGEDMFFHNSNLEGVSYEQLSEGQRVSYTEGRGPKGPRAENVKLA
- a CDS encoding MauE/DoxX family redox-associated membrane protein → MRKFKTVSKFVLAIFMIVAGVLHFVKPDFYMKIMPPYLPLHLELVYLSGVCEVVLGALLLVPRYSRFAAWGIIALLVAVFPANIYVYQNPDVLPAPPILHLLRLPLQGVFILWAYWHTKRTVSNAS
- a CDS encoding methyltransferase, whose protein sequence is MDNAVPHQQLDQMITGYWVSQAIYAAAKFDIAEHLSDGPRSIDDLAAATSTNPDALYRLLRALASIGIFAEGQSRQFSLTPLAEPLRSGVPGSKRALALMAGDEQFRAWAEIEYSIRTGNMAFEKVYGKPIFEYLGEHPEKAQIFDAAMTGIHGRESDAITAAYDFSEFKVLADLGGGNGTLISSVLQEHPSMRGMLFDLPHVVERAYANVEALGVKDRCELIGGNFFESVPEGADAYMMRHIIHDWDDEKSLSILHNCHQALATGAKLLVVESVIPEGNEPFGGKFLDLVMLLIPGGKERTEQEYRELFSQAGFELTRVVPTSTEVSVIEAVAL
- a CDS encoding PEP-CTERM sorting domain-containing protein gives rise to the protein MKHLLLASFVSLSLASSAQAGMIVDQEYLIEFGWGHSTSRATNLPLGQEFTPTLNELDFVDLYIGDADTAVGPGVSFFVNIRSGSITGTILGTSSTVVVADGTNTGVNSLLDFVVTRFTFTDVVSLTQGTTHVIEVVQLPPFGTYTMNYFAYGGRPGSSTYAGGDVIAGGVPLIDNDLAFREGLLNAPAVPEPSTFALLGIGGLALVGYGWRRKRQQAA
- a CDS encoding neutral/alkaline non-lysosomal ceramidase N-terminal domain-containing protein; the protein is MSHRLFISTLLLILSCLCFVDTARAELLAGAAKESIVPPFPTKMGGFFDRLEPFTGVHDEIYARALVLDNGQTQVLILGSDLINVSADITARVRENISRETGIPPQNILVSSTHNHSSPSVNRPGQIDDPNEKSAAFFVERFTKVGLDAFKNRVPARAGFHAGELKGATRNRQQRNDLVDTQVGVLRVEEREGRKTIATLFNFTGHPVIIGSNNLLLSGEYPGAAERAVENMLGGVAIFTQGAAGDVTVHRSGDPFMEIERLGRTVAGEVIKASGFIRGEEEIELAGATTTLNLAARKIPSLEETQAAIQSAEAELKAVEDTAANKELREAIRNRLRLYSMNERFAKGLADGRLKMPEQYQAEVQVLQIGDLVIVSIPGEIFVEYALELRQRIKQLLDKSMVLAGYSNGYLGYIVTPRAAVTGGYEASISRVRPNAGRQMTEAAMELVGGLKQSKTP